The following are encoded together in the Salvia hispanica cultivar TCC Black 2014 chromosome 6, UniMelb_Shisp_WGS_1.0, whole genome shotgun sequence genome:
- the LOC125194065 gene encoding 26S proteasome non-ATPase regulatory subunit 1 homolog A-like has protein sequence MATTVSCAGGLLAMLNETHPALKIHALTHLNTFVTYFWPEISTSVPIIESLYEDEEFEQRHLAALLVSKVFYYLGELNDSLSYALGADHQFDVSEDSDYVHTLLAKAIDEYASLKTKAAEANYESAVIDPRLEAIVERMLDKCIADGKYQQAIGVAIECRRLDKLEEAVIKSDNIHSTINYCIDVSHNFIYRREYRLEVFRLLVKIYQQLPSPDFLSMCQRLMFLDEPEGVATILEKLLRSENADDALLAYQIAFDLVENEHQAFLLKVRDQLPNAKKLQPSESKQTESAQPDVVPVADAATVADAATGSNAVVSEEVQMTDVTQADDRATCSDPREAAYDERLTKMRGILSGETCIQLTLQFLHGHNKSDLLILKTIKQSVEMRNSVCHSATIYANALMHAGTTVDTFLRENLDWLSRATNWAKFSATAGLGVIHRGHLQQGRSLMAPYLPQGGAGSGGSPYSEGGALYALGLIHANHGEGIKQFLRESLRSTNVEVIQHGACLGLGLAALGTADDEIFDEIKNVLYTDSAVAGEAAGISMGLLMVGTASEKAGEMLAYAHETQHEKIIRGLALGIALTVYGREEEADTLIEQMTRDQDPILRYGGMYALALAYRGTANNKAIRQLLHFAVSDVSDDVRRTAVLALGFVLYSDPEQTPRIVSLLSESYNPHVRYGAALAVGISCAGTGLSEAISLLEPLTSDVVDFVRQGALIAMAMVMVQTSEASDSRVGQFRRQLEKIILDKHEDTMSKMGAILASGILDAGGRNVTIKLLSKSKHDKITAVVGLAVFSQFWYWYPLIYFISLAFSPTALIGLNNDLKVPKFEFLSHAKPSLFEYPKPTTVPTTTSAAKLPTAVLSTSARAKARASKKDAEKANAEKADPSSGKGKATEKDGDSMQIDSAAEKKAEPEPSFEILTNPARVIPAQEKFIKFLTDSRYVPVKSAPSGFVLLKDLRPSEPEALALTDSLSSTAPNATGAPATGQQGSASSMAVDDEPAPPQAFEYTS, from the exons ATGGCTACGACGGTGAGCTGCGCCGGTGGGCTACTGGCTATGCTGAACGAGACCCACCCCGCTCTCAAGATACACGCGCTCACGCATCTCAATACCTTTGTCACCTACTTCTGGCCGGAGATCTCCACCTCTGTCCCGATCAT CGAAAGTTTatatgaagatgaagaattcgAACAAAGGCATCTGGCTGCCTTGCTTGTTTCCAAG GTTTTCTATTATCTTGGTGAACTTAATGACTCACTATCATATGCTCTGGGAGCTGATCACCAGTTTGATGTGTCAGAGGATTCTGACTATGTTCATACTCTTCTCG CGAAAGCAATTGATGAATATGCTAGTCTGAAGACTAAAGCAGCTGAGGCAAATTATGAATCAGCAGTAATTGACCCTAGACTGGAGGCAATTGTGGAGAGAATGCTTGATAA ATGTATTGCGGATGGAAAATACCAACAAGCTATAGGAGTTGCTATTGAATGCAGACGATTGGATAAGCTTGAGGAAGCAGTTATAAAGAGTGACAATATTCATTCTACTATCAATTACTGCATTGATGTCTCTCATAActttatatatagaagagagtATCGCCTTGAG GTGTTCCGACTTTTGGTCAAGATATATCAACAATTGCCCTCACCTGACTTCTTGAGCATGTGCCAGCGCCTAATGTTTTTGGATGAGCCCGAAGGTGTAGCAACCATATTGGAGAAACTCCTAAGATCTGAAAATGCAGATGATGCATTGTTGGCATATCAAATAGCATTTGATCTAGTGGAGAATGAACACCAAGCCTTCCTTTTGAAGGTACGAGATCAGCTCCCTAATGCCAAGAAGTTGCAGCCTTCAGAGTCAAAGCAGACCGAGTCTGCGCAGCCAGATGTTGTGCCAGTAGCTGATGCTGCGACAGTCGCTGATGCTGCAACTGGCAGTAATGCCGTTGTATCAGAGGAGGTTCAGATGACAGATGTGACTCAAGCAGATGATAGGGCAACATGTTCCGATCCACGTGAAGCTGCTTATGATGAGAGATTAACGAAAATGAGAGGAATTTTGTCTGGAGAGACTTGCATACAGTTGACTCTGCAGTTTTTACATGGCCATAACAA ATCAGATCTTCTCATTCTTAAGACGATAAAGCAATCTGTTGAAATGAGAAATAGTGTTTGCCACAGTGCAACTATATATGCCAATGCTCTTATGCATGCTGGAACAACTGTAGACACGTTTCTTCGCGAGAATCTG GACTGGCTGAGCAGGGCAACAAATTGGGCTAAGTTTAGTGCTACTGCAGGACTTGGGGTTATCCACAGAGGTCATTTGCAGCAAGGAAGATCGCTAATGGCACCTTACTTACCACAAGGTGGGGCTGGTAGTGGTGGTAGCCCTTATTCCGAAGGTGGTGCTCTGTATGCTCTTGGTTTAATCCATGCAAATCACGGGGAGGGCATTAAACAGTTTCTCAGAGAGAGTTTGCGTAGTACTAATGTTGAG GTTATTCAGCATGGTGCCTGCCTCGGTCTTGGTCTGGCGGCTTTAGGCACGGcagatgatgaaatttttgatgagataaaaaatgttttatacACAGACAGTGCTGTTGCTGGTGAGGCTGCTGGTATAAGTATGGGTTTATTGATGGTTGGAACTGCTAGCGAGAAAGCTGGAGAAATGCTTGCTTATGCTCATGAGACGCAGCATGAGAAGATTATTAG GGGTTTGGCATTGGGTATTGCACTTACTGTCTACGGGAGAGAGGAAGAAGCCGATACTCTGATTGAGCAAATGACTAGAGATCAAGACCCTATCTTGCGTTATGGTGGAATGTATGCTCTGGCATTAGCATACAGGGGAACAGCAAACAATAAGGCCATACGTCAACTGCTGCACTTTGCCGTATCAGACGTGAGTGATGATGTCAGAAGGACTGCTGTTCTTGCCCTTGGATTTGTTCTATATTCTGATCCGGAACAG ACTCCTCGAATTGTTTCGCTGCTATCAGAGTCATACAACCCACATGTTCGTTATGGTGCTGCACTAGCTGTTGGAATTTCTTGTGCAGGTACTGGTCTTAGCGAGGCCATATCATTGCTAGAGCCTTTGACATCAGATGTTGTTGACTTTGTCCGCCAAGGTGCTTTAATTGCAATGGCAATGGTGATGGTGCAAACCAGTGAAGCCAGTGATTCCCGTGTTGGTCAGTTCAG GCGACAATTGGAGAAAATAATCCTTGACAAACATGAAGACACAATGAGCAAGATGGGTGCAATTTTAGCGTCTGGAATTCTAGATGCTGGTGGAAGGAATGTGACCATCAAGTTGCTTTCAAAGTCGAAGCATGATAAAATCACGGCAGTTGTTGGCCTGGCTGTATTCAGTCAGTTTTGGTACTGGTACCCACTTATATATTTCATTAGTCTGGCGTTTTCACCAACTGCATTGATTGGTTTGAACAATGACCTGAAAGTGCCGAAGTTTGAGTTCCTATCACACGCAAAGCCATCATTGTTTGAGTACCCGAAGCCTACGACTGTACCTACCACTACTTCAGCTGCTAAGCTACCTACAGCAGTTTTATCAACATCGGCTAGAGCCAAGGCCAGGGCTAGTAAGAAAGATGCGGAGAAAGCAAATGCTGAGAAGGCCGATCCAAGTTCTGGGAAGGGTAAAGCAACTGAGAAAGATGGCGACTCTATGCAG ATTGATAGTGCCGCAGAAAAGAAGGCTGAACCTGAGCCATCATTTGAAATCTTGACCAACCCGGCTAGAGTGATTCCTGCCCAAGAAAAATTCATCAAGTTTCTTACAGACAGTAGATATGTGCCGGTGAAGTCAGCACCCTCAGGCTTTGTTCTGCTAAAAGACCTTCGCCCAAGTGAACCTGAGGCATTAGCTTTGACCGATTCACTCTCATCCACAGCACCAAATGCTACTGGTGCACCAGCCACCGGTCAGCAGGGCTCTGCCTCGTCAATGGCAGTGGATGACGAGCCTGCACCGCCACAAGCGTTTGAATATACATCATAG
- the LOC125196007 gene encoding probable leucine-rich repeat receptor-like protein kinase At2g33170, protein MFNSRRGLLWGFIAISMVLLILVLPSNALSEDGISLLELKKSIVDPFNFLQSWNPNDQTPCSWHGVNCTMDSSPVVWSLDLSYRNLSGTLSSWIGNLVYLTVLDLSFNGFRGRIPKEIANCSTLEVLNLNDNQLDGEIPPELGSLSHLVYLNLCNNMLSGPIPDEFGKLTSLVQFVAYTNNLTGPVPRSFGNLKNLRVFRAGQNALSESLPAEIGYCESLIVLGLAQNQIGGELPKELGLLQKLTDLILWDNQFTGLIPKELGNCTSLETLALYQNMLEGEIPPELGNIKYLTRLYLYRNSLNGSIPREIGNLSFGLEIDFSENFLSGEIPVELTKIKSLYLLYLFQNGLTGVIPPELSTLRNLTKLDLSINNLTGPIPYGFQYLPRMSQLQLFDNNLSGTIPPRLGLYSRLWVVDFSDNHLTGRIPPHICQHSNLILLNFEANDLYGNIPSGVINCTSLVQLRVSGNRLSGSFPSDICRLTNLSAVDLAQNKFSGPIPQGIGSCQKLQRLDLSGNYFSVDLPNEIGNLSQLAVFNVSSNFFTGQMPREILKCKALLKLDLSGNNFIGTIPRELGMLSQLERLILSENMFSGSIPAELGNLSHLTELQMGGNFLSGSIPNELGNLASLQIAMNLSYNNLSGPIPPELGNLILLEYLLLNNNGLSGEIPSTFANLSSLLGCNFSNNDLSGPLPSVQVFQNMSVTSFAGNRGLCGGPLGNCTGSTPNDINPPPVGSMDAPRGKIITIVAAVIGGVSLVLIAAILYAMRFHPVDKALSSQDKDVQSVESDIYFSPKEGFTFQDLVEATNNFHETFVIGRGAVGTVYKAVLHSAQVIAVKKLASNREGNNIENSFRAEISTLGKIRHRNIVKLYGFCYYQGSNLLLYEYMARGSLGELLHGSFCHLDWQTRFMIALGAGEGLAYLHHDCRPRIIHRDIKSNNILLDEKFEAHVGDFGLAKVIDMPQSKSMSAVAGSYGYIAPEYAYTMKVTEKCDIYSYGVVLLELLTGKTPVQPLEDGGNLVSWVRNYIRSHSLSPEILDPRLDLKDAITVNHMITMLKIALLCTSMSPFDRPSMREVVIMLIGSNERDGHAAASSPDYTTSPEENAS, encoded by the exons ATGTTCAATTCAAGAAGAGGCCTTTTGTGGGGATTCATAGCTATTTCAATGGTCTTATTGATACTGGTTTTGCCTTCAAATGCTTTGAGTGAGGATGGAATAAGCCTCCTAGAATTGAAGAAAAGCATTGTTGATCCCTTCAATTTCCTCCAAAGTTGGAATCCAAATGATCAAACCCCCTGTAGTTGGCACGGTGTGAACTGCACAATGGATTCTAGTCCGGTCGTTTGGTCTTTGGATCTCAGCTACCGGAATCTCTCCGGGACCCTGAGCTCTTGGATTGGCAACTTGGTTTATCTCACTGTTCTTGATCTCTCCTTCAATGGATTCAGGGGGAGGATACCTAAAGAGATTGCAAACTGCTCCACTTTAGAAGTCCTCAACTTGAACGATAATCAACTCGATGGCGAAATCCCACCTGAGTTAGGCAGTTTATCCCATTTGGTATACCTGAATTTGTGCAATAACATGTTATCTGGTCCTATTCCAGATGAGTTTGGCAAACTAACCTCCCTTGTACAGTTTGTTGCCTACACGAACAACCTCACCGGCCCTGTGCCTCGTTCCTTTGGCAATCTCAAGAACCTGAGAGTGTTTCGTGCAGGGCAGAACGCGTTATCTGAGAGCTTGCCTGCTGAGATAGGCTACTGTGAGAGTCTAATAGTTCTTGGTCTTGCACAGAACCAAATCGGAGGCGAGCTTCCTAAAGAGCTCGGGTTGCTGCAGAAGCTCACTGATCTCATTCTATGGGATAATCAGTTCACAGGGCTGATCCCGAAGGAGCTTGGGAACTGCACGAGCCTTGAGACGCTCGCCTTGTACCAGAACATGCTCGAGGGAGAGATTCCTCCCGAGCTCGGCAACATCAAGTATCTTACTAGATTGTATCTTTACAGAAACAGTTTGAATGGAAGTATTCCAAGGGAGATTGGGAACCTCAGTTTTGGCTTAGAAATCGATTTCTCTGAGAATTTTCTCTCTGGTGAGATTCCAGTAGAGTTAACTAAGATAAAGAGTCTGTATTTGCTCTACTTGTTTCAAAATGGGCTCACGGGCGTGATCCCGCCCGAGCTCAGCACGTTGAGGAATCTCACGAAGCTGGACTTGTCGATCAACAACCTTACCGGCCCTATACCATATGGCTTCCAGTACCTGCCTCGGATGAGCCAGCTGCAGCTCTTTGATAACAACTTGAGTGGCACCATACCTCCTCGTCTTGGCCTGTATAGTCGGCTTTGGGTGGTTGATTTCTCGGATAATCACCTCACCGGTAGAATCCCGCCTCACATTTGCCAGCATTCAAATCTGATACTGCTCAACTTTGAGGCCAATGACTTGTATGGGAATATTCCATCCGGTGTCATCAACTGTACCTCGTTGGTGCAGCTTCGTGTTAGTGGGAACAGGCTGTCCGGGAGCTTCCCTTCCGATATATGCAGATTAACGAACCTCTCTGCTGTTGATCTTGCTCAAAATAAGTTCAGCGGGCCGATCCCTCAAGGGATAGGCAGCTGCCAGAAACTGCAGAGGCTCGACCTCTCGGGCAATTACTTCAGTGTTGATCTGCCTAATGAGATAGGCAATCTTTCCCAGCTTGCAGTGTTCAACGTCTCGTCCAACTTCTTCACTGGACAGATGCCACGAGAGATCCTCAAATGCAAGGCTCTGCTGAAGCTTGATCTCAGTGGGAACAACTTCATTGGCACCATACCGAGAGAGCTGGGGATGCTCTCTCAGCTCGAACGCCTCATCTTATCCGAGAATATGTTTTCAGGAAGCATTCCGGCCGAACTAGGGAACCTCTCTCACTTGACTGAGCTGCAAATGGGTGGAAATTTCCTCTCTGGTAGCATACCTAATGAGTTAGGCAACCTTGCTAGCTTGCAGATCGCGATGAATCTGAGTTACAACAACTTGTCCGGGCCAATCCCGCCCGAGCTTGGGAATCTCATCTTGTTGGAGTATTTACTACTCAACAACAATGGCTTGAGCGGTGAGATCCCAAGCACGTTCGCGAATCTCTCTAGCCTGCTCGGTTGCAACTTCTCGAACAATGATCTGTCCGGGCCGTTGCCATCCGTGCAGGTGTTTCAGAACATGAGTGTCACTAGCTTTGCTGGAAACAGAGGACTCTGTGGAGGGCCTCTCGGCAATTGCACTGGTTCGACTCCTAATGACATAAATCCTCCTCCCGTGGGAAGCATGGATGCTCCTCGAGGGAAGATCATCACCATCGTTGCTGCTGTGATAGGCGGAGTCTCGCTTGTTCTGATTGCAGCTATTTTATACGCGATGAGGTTCCATCCCGTTGATAAGGCCCTGTCTTCTCAGGATAAGGATGTGCAATCCGTGGAATCAGATATATACTTCTCTCCCAAGGAAGGGTTCACATTCCAGGACCTGGTCGAGGCCACCAACAACTTCCACGAGACGTTTGTGATCGGGAGGGGGGCGGTTGGGACGGTTTACAAGGCGGTCCTGCACTCTGCTCAGGTGATTGCAGTGAAGAAGCTGGCCTCAAATAGAGAGGGGAACAACATCGAGAACAGCTTCCGAGCTGAGATTTCGACACTTGGGAAGATTAGGCATCGGAATATTGTGAAGCTGTATGGCTTCTGCTATTACCAAGGCTCCAATCTGCTTCTCTACGAGTACATGGCGAGAGGCAGCTTAGGCGAACTGCTTCATGGGTCATTTTGCCACCTGGACTGGCAGACAAGGTTCATGATCGCTCTAGGGGCTGGCGAGGGCCTGGCTTACTTGCATCACGATTGCCGGCCTCGGATCATCCACCGCGACATCAAGTCTAATAACATACTTCTTGATGAAAAGTTTGAGGCCCATGTTGGGGATTTCGGCTTGGCCAAAGTTATCGACATGCCTCAGTCCAAGTCAATGTCCGCGGTTGCTGGATCGTACGGCTACATAGCCCCCG AATATGCGTACACTATGAAGGTTACGGAGAAATGTGATATATACAGCTACGGAGTTGTTCTCCTAGAGCTGCTGACGGGTAAAACTCCCGTGCAGCCCCTCGAAGATGGGGGCAATCTAGTGTCGTGGGTGCGGAATTACATTCGAAGCCATTCTCTGTCACCCGAGATACTAGATCCTCGTCTGGATCTCAAAGACGCGATCACTGTGAACCACATGATCACCATGCTGAAAATCGCGCTTCTCTGCACGAGCATGTCCCCGTTTGACCGCCCATCGATGAGGGAGGTCGTGATCATGCTGATCGGGTCAAACGAGCGAGACGGGCACGCTGCAGCTTCGTCTCCGGATTACACTACTTCTCCGGAGGAGAACGCCTCGTGA
- the LOC125191612 gene encoding uncharacterized protein LOC125191612 has product MKAQNAVALFLISCAVYITLLTWKQHLSFAGRVYDVRIINGFTSNSSLALVVWCSAADGRDIGGRALQERDDYSWSVRVAPLMWSSARFVCTLKWDARRRKFEAFRASRDVFRCGRGGGQCLWLVREDGFYFSSDGVGWIKDFAWM; this is encoded by the coding sequence ATGAAAGCGCAAAACGCGGTGGCTCTCTTCCTCATAAGCTGCGCGGTGTACATCACGCTGCTGACGTGGAAGCAGCATCTCTCCTTCGCGGGCCGGGTGTACGACGTGCGCATCATCAACGGCTTCACCAGCAACTCGTCGCTGGCGCTGGTGGTGTGGTGCTCGGCCGCGGACGGGCGGGACATAGGCGGGAGGGCCCTCCAAGAGCGCGACGACTACAGCTGGAGCGTCAGGGTGGCCCCGCTCATGTGGAGCTCCGCTCGATTCGTGTGCACCCTCAAGTGGGACGCGAGGAGGCGGAAGTTCGAGGCGTTCCGGGCCAGCCGGGACGTGTTTAGGTGCGGACGCGGCGGGGGGCAATGCCTTTGGCTGGTGAGAGAGGATGGGTTTTACTTCAGCAGTGATGGGGTTGGATGGATCAAAGATTTTGCATGGATGTAA